Proteins from a genomic interval of Symmachiella macrocystis:
- a CDS encoding polymorphic toxin-type HINT domain-containing protein produces MLKCSTQIIVIVVIAGLSSTAVVVAERPVSRDSRETLAQVLRLEVDGGVANRAELLQGVLGSSKRDAPAHWQSGQVRTHAGWVAYDQQPTSDKLLALRSEYRQRRSDAAESFAERLKLADWCRTHRLWDQERAHLVEALEIQPTSEAVRRRLGYRMIGGIWLSPQQLEMLKEEQQTRAVALNRWQPRILKIRTGLSSRSERRRQKAETELAAITDPEAVYAMEQMFFRGQEPEELAATRTFGKMTVYQAAHALVDVAIAANNSRVRDAAIEELQDKPRKQSVPELLGRLTLPIETEIEASYRNGSAFIRQVYYREQQYQKRALVVESTIDYIGPKDMNGASSRRLAEDISRRQKEMTRQINAQAQKDNARIYTVLAAISESDVSNSPQKWWAWWNSEQDTEVSEKPVDLSYNQNYFSFDQSYQQYTQTTECFQAGTPVWTDEGFVAIEKIRAGDRVLSKNIETGELMYKPVLRPTQRTPQELKTILLQEGESLVCTGGHPFWHSGHGWTMAKNLAAGNVLHTVIGSQKVAAISGGTAEKVHNLVVADFHTYFVGRGMVLSHDNAIREPTNAIVPGLMREELTAR; encoded by the coding sequence ATGCTGAAGTGCTCAACGCAGATCATAGTCATTGTGGTCATTGCAGGATTATCCAGTACAGCTGTCGTGGTTGCTGAGCGTCCGGTCTCGCGCGATTCGCGGGAGACGCTGGCACAGGTGCTCCGCTTGGAAGTCGATGGAGGCGTGGCGAATCGAGCCGAGTTACTCCAAGGTGTGTTGGGCAGTTCCAAACGGGATGCGCCGGCGCATTGGCAGTCGGGACAGGTAAGAACCCACGCCGGCTGGGTCGCGTACGATCAGCAGCCCACCTCTGACAAACTTTTAGCACTGCGCAGTGAATATCGCCAGCGCCGCAGTGATGCAGCAGAGTCGTTTGCCGAACGTCTCAAGCTGGCCGATTGGTGCCGGACACACCGACTTTGGGATCAGGAGCGGGCTCACCTCGTGGAAGCGTTGGAAATTCAACCGACATCCGAGGCAGTCCGCAGACGGCTTGGCTATCGAATGATCGGCGGAATATGGCTCAGCCCTCAACAGCTAGAAATGCTTAAAGAGGAACAGCAAACCCGCGCCGTTGCCCTGAATCGTTGGCAGCCACGCATTCTGAAGATTCGCACCGGTTTGAGTTCTCGATCTGAACGCCGACGCCAAAAAGCAGAAACAGAACTGGCAGCGATTACCGATCCAGAGGCGGTGTATGCGATGGAGCAAATGTTCTTCCGCGGCCAAGAGCCCGAAGAATTGGCAGCCACGCGTACGTTTGGAAAAATGACTGTGTATCAAGCCGCCCATGCCCTTGTCGACGTCGCCATCGCAGCCAATAACAGCCGTGTGCGGGACGCGGCCATTGAAGAACTGCAGGACAAGCCGCGCAAACAATCGGTTCCAGAGCTGTTAGGCCGACTGACCCTACCGATCGAGACGGAGATCGAAGCCAGTTATCGCAACGGTTCAGCGTTTATCCGGCAGGTCTACTACCGCGAACAGCAATATCAAAAACGGGCACTCGTTGTGGAATCGACAATCGATTATATCGGACCAAAGGATATGAATGGCGCATCCAGTCGGCGGTTAGCTGAGGATATTTCACGGCGGCAAAAGGAAATGACTCGGCAAATCAATGCACAAGCCCAAAAGGACAATGCCCGCATCTATACGGTCCTGGCAGCAATTTCCGAGTCCGATGTTTCTAATTCGCCTCAGAAATGGTGGGCGTGGTGGAATTCAGAACAGGATACTGAAGTGAGCGAGAAGCCTGTTGATCTCAGCTACAATCAAAACTATTTCAGTTTCGATCAAAGTTATCAACAGTACACGCAGACGACCGAATGTTTTCAAGCAGGCACTCCGGTCTGGACGGACGAGGGGTTTGTGGCGATTGAAAAAATCCGTGCCGGCGACCGGGTGCTCTCCAAGAATATCGAGACCGGCGAACTGATGTACAAACCGGTCCTGCGTCCCACGCAGCGGACTCCCCAAGAACTCAAGACGATCCTGCTCCAGGAAGGCGAATCCCTCGTGTGTACCGGCGGACATCCCTTCTGGCATTCCGGACATGGATGGACAATGGCCAAAAACCTTGCCGCGGGCAATGTGTTGCACACTGTCATCGGCTCGCAAAAAGTGGCAGCGATCTCCGGGGGAACAGCGGAGAAGGTCCATAACCTCGTCGTCGCCGATTTCCACACATACTTCGTCGGTCGCGGCATGGTACTCAGCCACGACAACGCCATTCGCGAACCGACCAATGCCATCGTGCCGGGATTGATGCGAGAAGAATTGACAGCCCGCTAG
- a CDS encoding polymorphic toxin-type HINT domain-containing protein → MSIAIFLSIVGMWSPGTFAGQPLTRRAAQEELSQVLQSEADGIITNRAARLKDALIDSKWDDLAHWQAGEVRCGKDWMAYDQLLLLETSPALRKEYRQRRQKTPETLEGQLQLANWCRTHKLPDQERVHLLKALKFRPMSSEIRTRLGHQFVGGTWLSPQEQQRLDEEKGMRAAALKKWAPRLTKLRDDLHSGSQRRQRLATRQLAAITDAAAVYAMEQLFLRGVEREELAAVRALREITAYQAAHALVDVAVESNNSLVRNAAIEELKAKPHKHSVPELLARLSDSTETAFVTRFHHSGAFIRQVYYRERQYRRQAAIVETTLQGGRPGTGRRGGAFYATGTKRFVEDLARQQAELARQLNKQSENSNARIYTVLAAISDAEVSNTPEKWWSWWNLEQDIGVSEKQYEYYYEHSHERLVQLPTISCFRAGTPVWTDEGFVAIEKIRAGDRVLSKDIETGELMYKPVLQPTQRTEQELKTIMLSGGETLDCTIGHLFWRSGMGWMMAKDLKQGDLLHSVTGAQAVDGMTNGPIAKVYNLIVADFNTYFVGRDMVLSHDNTVRKPTNAVVPGLIRKELRAR, encoded by the coding sequence ATGTCTATTGCTATCTTTCTCTCGATTGTCGGGATGTGGAGTCCGGGAACGTTCGCCGGACAACCGCTGACGCGCCGCGCTGCTCAAGAAGAACTATCGCAGGTTCTGCAATCCGAAGCCGACGGGATCATCACGAATCGGGCTGCGCGACTGAAAGACGCTTTAATCGATTCGAAATGGGATGATCTGGCGCACTGGCAAGCCGGCGAGGTACGTTGCGGGAAAGACTGGATGGCCTACGACCAGTTGTTGTTGTTGGAGACCAGCCCGGCGCTGCGCAAAGAATATCGCCAGCGGCGCCAGAAAACTCCAGAGACACTAGAAGGGCAACTTCAGCTCGCCAACTGGTGTCGGACTCACAAACTGCCTGATCAAGAACGTGTGCATCTTCTGAAAGCGTTAAAATTTCGGCCGATGTCGTCCGAGATACGCACACGGCTCGGTCATCAATTTGTGGGAGGCACGTGGCTTAGCCCGCAAGAGCAGCAACGACTCGACGAAGAAAAGGGAATGCGCGCCGCCGCACTCAAGAAATGGGCGCCGCGCCTCACCAAACTGCGTGACGATTTGCATTCCGGTTCCCAGCGGCGTCAGCGTCTCGCCACGCGGCAGTTGGCTGCCATCACGGATGCGGCGGCCGTTTATGCGATGGAACAGTTGTTCCTCCGCGGCGTCGAGAGGGAGGAATTGGCTGCTGTACGGGCTTTGAGAGAAATAACGGCGTATCAAGCGGCACACGCGCTGGTGGATGTTGCGGTTGAGTCGAACAATAGCCTGGTCCGAAACGCAGCTATTGAAGAACTCAAAGCGAAACCACATAAACACTCGGTCCCGGAGTTATTGGCACGATTATCCGATTCGACGGAGACAGCTTTCGTAACCCGCTTTCACCATTCTGGCGCGTTCATTCGTCAGGTGTACTATCGAGAGCGGCAGTATCGACGTCAAGCAGCCATTGTGGAAACGACGCTTCAGGGTGGTAGACCAGGGACGGGTCGTCGAGGGGGCGCATTCTACGCCACAGGTACCAAGCGTTTCGTAGAAGATCTTGCTCGGCAACAGGCTGAGCTTGCCCGCCAACTCAACAAACAGTCCGAGAACAGTAATGCTCGAATCTACACAGTGCTTGCAGCGATTTCCGACGCCGAGGTGTCCAATACTCCCGAAAAATGGTGGAGTTGGTGGAACCTCGAGCAGGACATCGGAGTCTCTGAAAAGCAGTACGAATACTACTACGAGCATTCGCATGAACGACTTGTCCAACTGCCTACGATCTCGTGTTTTCGTGCGGGAACGCCTGTCTGGACGGACGAGGGGTTTGTAGCGATTGAGAAAATCCGCGCCGGCGACCGGGTGTTATCCAAAGATATTGAGACCGGGGAACTGATGTACAAACCTGTTCTCCAACCGACCCAGCGGACCGAACAAGAGCTCAAAACGATCATGCTGTCGGGTGGCGAAACCTTGGACTGCACGATCGGCCATCTATTTTGGCGATCCGGGATGGGCTGGATGATGGCCAAGGATTTGAAGCAGGGGGACTTGTTGCATTCCGTGACCGGAGCACAGGCAGTCGATGGCATGACCAACGGTCCGATTGCAAAGGTCTACAACCTCATCGTGGCGGACTTCAATACCTATTTCGTCGGTCGTGACATGGTACTCAGCCACGACAACACCGTCCGCAAACCTACAAACGCTGTCGTTCCGGGATTGATACGAAAAGAACTGAGAGCACGTTAG
- a CDS encoding sulfatase-like hydrolase/transferase, with amino-acid sequence MSRYALFATCLWMTLLGPAQGTAEENAVRPPNFLIILADDLGRELLDCYGGQSGYETPRINQLAADGMRFKHCYATPLCTPSRVEILTGRYSFRNYVAWGELEPGEITFANHLKDAGYATAFAGKWHLGGWSSKPPRIALAGFDEFCSYDSVQLLADSKRGLGNRFWGGTINRNGQQTKLDRYGPDVNCDFLVDFIRRHQDTPFLAYYCLTPMHRPFHPTPEHPDAPTAGEDPPQAWMGSRGDAQNYAAMLRYTDKLIGRLLDTLQEQGIAENTVVIFTSDNGTDNKGEAKTIRTKFRDRMVSGGKYFPIELGVNVPLIVHWPHRTTPGRVSEELVDLTDVLPTIRELAGVKKDEDYPTDGISLVPHLTGQAEHDKSFIYTWGNFDHSSKRYKAPANYAESFLHVVRDKNWKLYNDGRLFDLSHDFFEEHEIPAETDPTADAARNRLQKSLSELRATPPKKF; translated from the coding sequence ATGAGTCGATACGCCCTGTTTGCCACGTGCCTGTGGATGACACTGTTGGGGCCGGCTCAGGGAACGGCCGAAGAGAACGCGGTTCGGCCTCCGAATTTCCTGATCATCCTCGCCGACGACCTGGGGCGGGAATTATTGGATTGTTACGGCGGGCAATCCGGTTATGAAACACCGCGGATCAATCAATTGGCTGCCGACGGCATGCGGTTCAAGCATTGCTATGCGACGCCGCTGTGCACGCCCAGCCGGGTGGAGATTCTGACCGGGCGGTATAGCTTTCGCAACTACGTCGCCTGGGGCGAATTGGAGCCGGGCGAAATCACCTTTGCCAATCACCTAAAAGACGCGGGGTATGCGACCGCCTTCGCCGGCAAATGGCACCTGGGGGGCTGGTCTTCAAAACCGCCGCGAATTGCCCTAGCCGGGTTCGATGAGTTTTGTTCCTATGATTCGGTCCAGCTGTTGGCGGATTCGAAGCGCGGGCTGGGGAATCGTTTCTGGGGCGGCACGATTAATCGCAACGGGCAGCAGACAAAACTCGACCGTTACGGTCCTGATGTAAATTGCGATTTTCTAGTCGACTTTATCCGTCGTCACCAGGACACCCCGTTTCTGGCCTACTATTGCTTAACGCCGATGCATCGGCCGTTTCACCCTACACCCGAGCATCCTGATGCGCCTACGGCGGGGGAGGATCCGCCGCAGGCGTGGATGGGTAGTCGCGGCGATGCCCAAAACTATGCCGCCATGCTCCGCTATACCGACAAGCTGATCGGGCGTTTACTCGATACGCTCCAAGAGCAAGGGATCGCCGAGAACACCGTTGTGATTTTTACATCCGACAACGGTACCGACAACAAAGGGGAAGCCAAGACGATCCGCACAAAATTCCGTGACCGGATGGTCAGCGGCGGCAAGTATTTCCCGATCGAGTTGGGGGTCAATGTGCCGTTGATTGTACATTGGCCGCATCGAACCACACCGGGGCGGGTCTCGGAGGAGTTGGTCGATCTTACCGACGTGCTACCGACGATTCGCGAACTCGCCGGGGTGAAAAAAGACGAAGACTACCCCACCGATGGCATCAGTTTGGTGCCCCATCTCACCGGCCAAGCAGAGCACGATAAGTCGTTCATTTATACCTGGGGAAATTTCGACCACAGTTCGAAAAGATATAAAGCCCCAGCAAACTATGCGGAGTCATTTCTACACGTCGTCCGCGATAAGAATTGGAAACTCTACAATGACGGCCGGTTGTTTGATCTTTCGCATGACTTTTTCGAAGAGCATGAGATCCCCGCTGAAACCGACCCCACTGCCGACGCCGCGCGTAATCGCTTGCAAAAATCGCTATCCGAATTGCGAGCGACGCCGCCTAAAAAGTTTTAG